From one Planktothrix agardhii NIES-204 genomic stretch:
- the icd gene encoding isocitrate dehydrogenase, Icd codes for MYDKITPPTTGEKVTFNNGEPIVPNNPIIPFIRGDGTGIDLWPATEKVLDAAIAASYGDQRKISWFKVYAGDEACELYGTYQYLPEDTTTAIREYGVAIKGPLTTPIGGGIRSLNVALRQIHDLYACVRPCKYYTGTPSPHKTPEKLDVIIYRENTEDIYLGIEWRQGSEIAEKLIHFLNTELIPATPEHGKKQIRLDSGIGIKPISKTGSQRLVRRAIYQALRLPKNKQMVTLVHKGNIMKYTEGAFRDWGYELATTEFRNECVTERESWILGNKEKNPDLSLEDNARQIEPGYDSLTPEKKAEISQEVEGVLNTIWETHGNGKWKEKIMVNDRIADSIFQQIQTRPDEYSILATMNLNGDYLSDAAAAMVGGLGMGPGANIGDECAIFEATHGTAPKHAGLDRVNPGSLILSGVMMLEYMGWQEAADLIKKGLSGAIANQEVTYDLARLMEPPVEPLKCSEFADAIIKHFND; via the coding sequence ATGTACGACAAAATCACTCCACCGACCACAGGCGAGAAAGTTACCTTCAACAATGGCGAACCCATTGTCCCGAATAATCCGATTATTCCGTTCATTCGGGGAGATGGTACAGGGATTGACCTCTGGCCCGCTACCGAGAAAGTTTTAGACGCGGCTATTGCAGCCTCCTACGGAGATCAACGTAAAATTAGTTGGTTTAAAGTCTACGCCGGGGACGAAGCCTGCGAACTCTACGGCACTTATCAATATTTACCGGAAGACACCACCACCGCCATCAGGGAATATGGTGTCGCCATCAAAGGGCCTTTAACTACTCCCATCGGAGGCGGGATTCGGTCTTTAAATGTGGCATTACGACAAATTCATGATCTGTATGCCTGTGTACGTCCGTGTAAATATTACACTGGAACCCCTTCCCCCCACAAAACCCCAGAAAAATTAGATGTGATTATCTATCGGGAAAATACCGAAGATATTTATTTAGGAATTGAATGGCGGCAGGGATCAGAAATCGCGGAAAAATTAATTCATTTTCTGAATACGGAGTTAATTCCGGCGACTCCTGAACATGGGAAAAAACAAATTCGCCTTGATTCTGGCATTGGGATTAAACCCATTAGTAAAACTGGTTCTCAACGGTTAGTTCGTCGGGCTATTTATCAAGCGTTGCGTCTACCTAAAAACAAACAAATGGTGACGCTGGTGCATAAAGGTAATATTATGAAATATACCGAAGGAGCCTTCCGAGATTGGGGTTATGAACTGGCAACTACGGAATTTCGCAATGAATGTGTCACCGAACGGGAATCTTGGATTTTAGGGAATAAAGAAAAAAATCCCGATCTATCTTTAGAGGATAATGCTCGTCAAATTGAACCGGGTTATGATTCCCTAACTCCTGAGAAAAAAGCGGAGATTTCTCAAGAAGTGGAAGGAGTTCTTAATACCATTTGGGAAACTCACGGTAATGGGAAATGGAAGGAAAAAATTATGGTCAATGACCGGATTGCCGATAGTATTTTCCAACAGATTCAAACCCGTCCCGATGAGTATTCTATCCTGGCTACGATGAACTTAAACGGGGATTATTTATCCGATGCGGCTGCCGCCATGGTCGGAGGTTTAGGCATGGGCCCAGGGGCAAATATTGGCGATGAATGTGCTATTTTTGAGGCAACCCATGGCACTGCACCCAAACACGCCGGACTGGATCGGGTTAACCCAGGATCTCTGATTCTATCGGGGGTGATGATGTTAGAATATATGGGTTGGCAAGAAGCCGCTGATTTGATTAAAAAAGGGTTAAGTGGAGCGATCGCTAATCAAGAAGTCACTTATGATTTAGCTCGGTTAATGGAACCCCCGGTTGAACCCTTGAAATGTTCAGAATTTGCTGATGCAATTATTAAGCATTTCAATGATTAA
- a CDS encoding arginine biosynthesis bifunctional protein ArgJ, with protein MSDWKVIEGGVTAPRGYRASGITAGLKASGLPDLALIVSDVDAIAAGVFTTSQVRAACVDYCRQQLQAKPSAKAILCNSGQANAATGAAGWTDAVDSAQALAQVLNIAPESILLASTGVIGQRIKMDILKAGIPKLVEELSENGNAAVAKAIMTTDLVPKTIALETMFGDRPVRVGGICKGSGMIHPNMATMLAFVTCDAVVSPALWQEMLSRAANRSFNQVTVDGDTSTNDCLIALANGASRTPAITAMGPEAEKLEGMLTAVCEYLAKAIARDGEGATCLIEVQVSGAEDEASACKVAKTIVGSSLVKSAIFGHDPNWGRIAAAAGRAGVHFDQNDLEIQLGDFVLMQQGQPLPFDRNAANEYLKQAKTGEYLKEDTVLISVKIGNGSGVGKAWGCDLSYDYVKINAEYTT; from the coding sequence ATGTCAGATTGGAAAGTTATTGAGGGTGGGGTGACTGCCCCTAGAGGGTATCGGGCTTCGGGAATTACTGCGGGATTGAAAGCATCGGGATTACCGGATTTAGCTTTAATTGTCTCCGATGTAGATGCGATCGCAGCCGGGGTATTTACCACCAGTCAAGTTAGAGCCGCCTGTGTTGATTATTGTCGTCAACAACTACAAGCAAAACCCAGCGCCAAAGCCATTTTATGCAATTCAGGACAGGCGAATGCCGCTACAGGAGCCGCGGGTTGGACGGATGCGGTAGACTCGGCTCAAGCCCTAGCCCAAGTCCTGAATATTGCACCGGAATCGATTTTACTCGCTTCTACCGGAGTTATCGGTCAACGGATTAAAATGGATATCCTCAAGGCTGGGATTCCCAAGTTAGTTGAGGAATTGTCAGAGAATGGTAACGCAGCCGTGGCCAAAGCGATCATGACCACGGATTTAGTCCCGAAAACCATTGCCCTAGAAACCATGTTTGGGGATCGTCCCGTGAGAGTCGGGGGAATTTGTAAAGGGTCTGGGATGATTCACCCCAATATGGCAACAATGTTGGCTTTTGTCACCTGCGATGCGGTGGTTTCTCCTGCCCTCTGGCAAGAAATGTTAAGTCGTGCAGCTAACCGGAGTTTTAATCAAGTTACTGTGGATGGCGATACGAGTACGAATGATTGTTTAATTGCTTTGGCAAATGGGGCGTCTCGGACTCCAGCGATTACGGCTATGGGGCCAGAAGCGGAAAAATTGGAAGGGATGTTAACGGCCGTTTGTGAATATTTGGCCAAAGCGATCGCCCGGGATGGGGAAGGGGCAACCTGTTTAATTGAAGTTCAAGTTTCGGGGGCAGAAGATGAAGCCTCGGCTTGTAAAGTGGCTAAAACCATTGTAGGTTCTTCTTTGGTGAAGTCCGCCATTTTTGGTCATGATCCCAACTGGGGACGAATTGCGGCGGCTGCTGGCCGGGCGGGAGTCCATTTTGATCAGAATGATTTAGAAATCCAATTAGGGGATTTTGTTTTAATGCAGCAGGGTCAACCCCTACCTTTTGATCGGAATGCGGCTAATGAGTATTTAAAACAAGCCAAAACAGGAGAATATCTCAAAGAAGATACTGTATTAATTTCAGTTAAAATCGGTAATGGCTCCGGTGTGGGTAAAGCCTGGGGATGTGATTTAAGTTATGACTATGTAAAAATTAACGCTGAATACACCACTTAA
- a CDS encoding chaperone DnaJ domain-containing protein, producing the protein MKKNKIIDQICPHCQGKGYTEIRDCSGEIQREETCVFCEGTGNRQQGTGNKLITDDADT; encoded by the coding sequence ATGAAAAAAAATAAAATCATTGATCAAATCTGTCCCCATTGTCAGGGAAAAGGCTATACAGAAATTCGAGATTGTTCCGGGGAAATTCAACGGGAAGAAACCTGTGTTTTTTGTGAAGGAACAGGGAATAGGCAACAGGGAACAGGAAATAAACTGATAACTGATGATGCGGATACTTGA
- a CDS encoding PfkB domain-containing protein, translating into MVKGLFVGLITLDLIYSITQYPQENQKIVASDYTVAAGGPATNAAVTFNSLGNQSILLGGLGSHDLTQLIRKDLQQYSVNIIDLDSTRLEAPPVSSIMVNNTTGERTVISINATKSQISNHSNLSQYLDNIDIILIDGHQIPISQSLIQQAKIKQIPIILDGGSWKTGLETILPDIDYAICSNNFYPPDCQTSEDVFAYLQAMNIPNIAITQGEKPIQYISLKAGNGSIPIPTIQSVDTLGAGDIFHGAFCHFILSENFPNALANSAHIASQSCLHFGTRKWIEC; encoded by the coding sequence ATGGTTAAAGGTTTATTTGTTGGATTGATTACACTCGATTTGATTTATTCCATTACTCAATATCCCCAGGAAAATCAAAAAATTGTTGCTTCTGATTATACCGTTGCAGCCGGAGGGCCAGCGACTAATGCCGCCGTTACTTTTAATAGTTTAGGCAACCAATCCATACTATTAGGTGGATTAGGAAGCCATGACCTAACTCAACTAATTAGAAAAGATTTACAACAATATTCTGTTAATATTATAGACTTAGATTCAACTCGTTTAGAAGCACCTCCTGTTTCATCTATTATGGTAAATAATACCACCGGAGAGCGCACCGTTATCTCAATTAATGCTACAAAATCTCAAATCTCAAACCACTCAAATTTATCCCAATATTTAGACAATATTGATATTATTTTAATCGACGGTCATCAAATTCCCATCAGCCAAAGTTTAATTCAACAGGCAAAAATCAAACAAATTCCTATTATTTTAGATGGCGGAAGTTGGAAAACAGGCTTAGAAACTATTTTACCAGATATTGACTATGCCATTTGTTCTAATAATTTTTATCCGCCCGATTGTCAAACCTCTGAAGATGTTTTTGCCTATCTTCAAGCTATGAATATTCCTAATATTGCCATTACCCAAGGAGAAAAACCGATTCAATATATTAGTCTCAAAGCAGGAAACGGTAGTATCCCCATTCCCACGATTCAATCAGTTGATACTTTAGGTGCGGGAGATATTTTTCATGGAGCATTTTGCCATTTTATTCTATCTGAAAACTTCCCCAACGCCCTAGCTAACTCCGCTCACATTGCATCTCAATCTTGCCTACATTTCGGTACTAGAAAATGGATTGAATGCTGA
- a CDS encoding JmjC domain-containing protein, with protein sequence MTDIQPLKITLPPLQITLNDRQQVSLQWLPQSPVTESPQHPQPPEIPEPPPLPDGWKKWIAANKFLHKSDDALIECMVKNGIDVKLAVEEVTNLANQPYFQAAQEVLQKLEKLESILQIQNQLSALGSNYNSIPRIPFLSKDEFLDQYYSQNKPVILTGIMKNWEAMERWTPDYLKENYGNVSIQVQGNRDSDPNYEINLEQHRKTMLFGDYIDWVVRAGETNDYYMVANNNTLNREEMQGLFEDMEVFPEYLDPAQTVGKTFFWFGSAGTVTPLHHDTINIFLAQVSGRKLIKMISPEQTPFIYNNIGVFSPIDPANPDYNRYPLYRNVRSIDVILHPGEVIFLPVGWWHYVKGLEMSISVSFINFKFPNDYDWKNPSGVNSYQ encoded by the coding sequence ATGACTGATATTCAACCCTTAAAAATAACCCTTCCCCCCTTACAAATTACCTTAAATGATCGCCAACAAGTCAGCTTGCAATGGCTTCCTCAATCCCCTGTAACAGAGTCTCCTCAACATCCTCAACCCCCGGAAATTCCTGAACCTCCTCCGCTTCCTGATGGTTGGAAAAAATGGATTGCAGCTAATAAGTTTCTGCATAAATCCGATGATGCCTTAATTGAATGTATGGTTAAAAATGGGATTGATGTTAAGTTAGCCGTTGAGGAAGTCACAAACCTCGCTAACCAACCCTATTTTCAAGCCGCACAGGAGGTTTTACAAAAGCTAGAAAAATTAGAATCTATTCTACAAATTCAAAACCAATTATCAGCTCTAGGATCTAATTATAATAGTATTCCTCGGATTCCGTTTCTATCCAAAGATGAATTTTTAGACCAATATTATTCCCAAAATAAACCCGTTATTTTAACAGGTATCATGAAAAATTGGGAAGCAATGGAACGATGGACACCAGACTATTTAAAAGAAAATTATGGCAATGTTAGTATTCAAGTCCAGGGAAATCGTGACTCCGACCCGAATTATGAAATTAATTTAGAACAGCATCGAAAAACGATGTTATTTGGAGATTATATTGATTGGGTAGTGCGGGCGGGAGAAACCAATGATTACTATATGGTTGCCAACAATAACACCCTGAATCGTGAAGAAATGCAGGGACTTTTTGAGGATATGGAGGTATTTCCCGAATATTTAGACCCAGCACAAACAGTGGGAAAAACGTTTTTCTGGTTTGGTTCAGCCGGAACTGTTACACCCTTACATCATGATACCATTAATATCTTTTTAGCTCAAGTTTCTGGGCGAAAATTAATTAAAATGATTTCCCCTGAACAGACCCCATTTATTTATAATAATATCGGGGTATTTAGTCCCATTGATCCGGCAAATCCTGACTATAATCGTTATCCATTATATCGAAATGTTCGATCTATTGATGTGATCTTACACCCTGGGGAAGTGATTTTTCTTCCTGTGGGATGGTGGCATTATGTTAAAGGTTTAGAAATGAGTATTTCCGTTTCTTTTATTAATTTTAAATTTCCTAATGATTATGATTGGAAAAACCCATCCGGAGTAAATAGTTATCAGTAA
- a CDS encoding glycogen debranching enzyme, putative — MTINFGREICGDLPSSETREWLVTNGIGGYASGTIAGLLTRRYHGLLVAALNPPLGRTLLVTKIDEIVEYHEQTYPLYTNRWRGGAINGYGHYHIEKFYLERTIPTWKFACADAILEKRIWMQPEANITYVRYNLTRASGPITLRLKALVNHRDYHSDTHAGNWKMQVEAVENGVCVTAFPQATPFYLLTDRATVQPTHQWCYNFDLSRERDRGLMDHEDHLHIATFTATLHPGESIIFVASTEANPSLNGEAALEVRRSYERKLLGFWQDSCPVNIREVPEGLQQLVFAADQFVVNRGTPENPIGKTIIAGYPWFGDWGRDTMISLPGITITTGRLQITRAILYTYSKYVKEGMLPNRFPDVGETPDYNTVDATLWYFEAIRQYYDLTEDIDIVENLFPVLADIIQYHCRGTRYNIHLDPADGLLYAGEQGSQLTWMDAKIGDWVVTPRIGKPVEINALWYNALRIMGKFARQIGRPYQEYDALADRALARFERFWNPELGYCYDIIDGIYGDDASLRPNQIFAVSLPHSALSHEQQKAIVETCGRFLLTSSGLRSLAPNHLHYRGYYEGNPVQRDSAYHQGTVWAWLLGPFVIAHLRVFQNPNLARSFLEPMVNHLTTGGLGTISEIFDGNAPMHPRGCIAQAWSVGEILRAWLATER, encoded by the coding sequence ATGACTATTAATTTTGGACGAGAAATTTGCGGTGATTTACCGAGTTCAGAAACACGAGAATGGTTAGTTACCAATGGCATCGGCGGCTATGCTTCGGGAACAATAGCAGGCTTACTGACACGCCGTTATCATGGTTTATTAGTAGCGGCTTTAAACCCCCCATTAGGACGGACTTTATTAGTCACAAAAATAGACGAAATTGTAGAATATCACGAACAAACTTATCCCCTTTATACAAATCGTTGGAGAGGCGGTGCAATTAATGGTTATGGACATTATCATATTGAAAAATTTTACCTAGAACGTACCATACCCACCTGGAAATTTGCCTGCGCCGATGCCATCCTAGAAAAACGAATTTGGATGCAGCCAGAAGCTAATATTACTTATGTTCGCTATAACTTAACCCGCGCCTCTGGGCCAATTACCCTTAGGCTTAAAGCCCTAGTCAATCATCGAGATTATCATAGCGATACCCATGCTGGGAATTGGAAAATGCAAGTGGAAGCGGTGGAAAACGGGGTTTGTGTCACCGCCTTTCCCCAGGCTACTCCCTTCTATTTATTAACGGATCGGGCGACGGTACAACCTACCCATCAATGGTGTTATAACTTTGATTTATCTAGGGAACGCGATCGCGGCCTCATGGATCACGAAGATCACCTCCATATTGCCACCTTTACCGCCACCTTGCATCCTGGGGAATCCATAATTTTTGTCGCAAGTACCGAAGCTAACCCCAGTTTAAACGGGGAAGCCGCCCTAGAAGTCCGTCGTAGCTACGAACGCAAATTATTAGGATTTTGGCAAGATAGCTGTCCAGTCAATATTAGGGAAGTACCCGAAGGGTTACAACAGTTAGTATTTGCGGCCGATCAATTTGTGGTTAATCGGGGTACTCCTGAAAATCCGATCGGTAAAACCATTATTGCTGGATATCCCTGGTTTGGGGATTGGGGACGGGACACCATGATTAGCTTACCCGGTATTACCATCACCACCGGACGCCTCCAAATTACCCGTGCCATCCTCTATACCTACTCCAAGTATGTGAAGGAAGGAATGTTGCCCAACCGTTTCCCCGACGTCGGAGAAACCCCGGACTATAATACCGTTGATGCGACCCTGTGGTATTTTGAGGCGATTCGTCAATATTATGACCTCACCGAAGATATTGATATTGTCGAAAATTTATTTCCTGTTCTAGCCGATATTATTCAATATCACTGTCGTGGAACTCGCTATAATATTCACCTCGATCCCGCCGATGGTTTACTATACGCGGGGGAACAGGGATCGCAGTTAACCTGGATGGATGCCAAAATCGGCGACTGGGTTGTAACTCCCCGCATCGGAAAACCCGTGGAAATTAACGCCCTTTGGTATAACGCCCTACGAATTATGGGGAAATTTGCCCGTCAAATTGGCAGACCCTATCAAGAATATGATGCCCTGGCTGATCGCGCCTTAGCTCGGTTTGAACGGTTCTGGAATCCTGAACTGGGCTATTGTTATGACATCATTGATGGGATTTATGGCGACGATGCTTCCCTACGCCCCAATCAAATTTTTGCCGTTTCCCTCCCCCATAGCGCCCTATCCCACGAACAACAAAAAGCCATCGTTGAAACCTGCGGACGATTTTTGTTAACATCATCAGGATTGCGATCGCTGGCCCCGAATCATTTGCACTATCGGGGATATTATGAGGGAAATCCAGTACAACGAGATAGTGCTTATCATCAAGGAACGGTTTGGGCTTGGCTTTTAGGGCCCTTTGTCATCGCCCATTTACGGGTGTTTCAAAATCCCAATCTTGCCCGCAGTTTCCTAGAGCCAATGGTCAACCACCTGACCACGGGGGGACTGGGAACAATTAGCGAAATTTTTGATGGTAACGCCCCGATGCACCCCCGGGGTTGTATTGCCCAAGCCTGGTCGGTGGGAGAAATTCTCCGGGCTTGGTTAGCCACAGAACGTTAG
- a CDS encoding HAD-superfamily hydrolase, translating into MGLKAVLFDFNGIIINDESIHERLIAELLLTENLRSQPDEIRKFSLGRSDRACLTDLLTYRDRAVTNAYLDQLIERKSISYRNYLEQLAQLPLYPGLEKLLQQLQAADLKLGIVTGALWAEVELVLTRSGLKDYFPIIVAGDEITLSKPEPEGYLLGLQRLNQAYPHLNLQPSECLAIEDTCVGIMAARRAGMQVIGVAHTYPLHILQRWANWAVDQFSDLELERMQKIFLQEPLQSQV; encoded by the coding sequence ATGGGTTTAAAGGCGGTTCTATTTGATTTTAATGGAATTATTATTAATGATGAGTCCATTCATGAACGACTCATTGCCGAACTTTTGTTGACAGAAAACCTCCGTTCCCAACCTGATGAAATTCGCAAATTTTCTTTGGGAAGGAGCGATCGCGCCTGTTTAACCGACCTATTAACCTATCGAGATCGCGCTGTTACTAATGCCTATTTAGATCAGTTAATTGAACGTAAATCTATTAGCTATCGCAATTATTTAGAACAATTAGCACAACTGCCCCTCTATCCAGGTTTGGAGAAATTGCTCCAACAGTTACAAGCGGCGGATCTGAAATTAGGAATTGTCACCGGGGCGTTATGGGCGGAAGTGGAATTGGTGTTAACTCGTAGTGGCTTGAAAGATTATTTTCCAATTATTGTGGCCGGGGATGAGATTACCCTAAGTAAACCTGAACCGGAAGGCTATTTGTTAGGCCTGCAACGATTAAATCAGGCTTACCCTCACCTAAATTTACAGCCATCGGAATGTCTAGCCATAGAGGATACCTGCGTGGGGATCATGGCGGCGAGGCGGGCCGGAATGCAAGTTATCGGTGTCGCCCATACCTATCCCCTGCATATCCTGCAACGCTGGGCAAATTGGGCCGTTGATCAGTTCAGTGATCTGGAATTGGAGCGGATGCAAAAAATATTTTTACAGGAACCTTTGCAATCTCAGGTTTAG
- the leuB gene encoding 3-isopropylmalate dehydrogenase, translating to MSQNYRITLLPGDGIGPEIIAVAVDALKVVGNQLNITFDFHQALMGGAAIDATGEPLPPETLEHCLKSDAVLLAAIGGYKWDNLPRHQRPETGLLGLRAGLKLFANLRPATILPHLIDTSSLKKEVVEGVDIMVVRELTGGIYFGQPKGIFQTETGEKRGVNTMAYTESEIDRIGRVGFETARKRRGRLCSVDKANVLDVSQLWRDRIILLASEYPDIELSHLYVDNAAMQLVRAPKQFDTIVTGNLFGDILSDAAAMLTGSIGMLPSASLGESGPGVFEPVHGSAPDIAGQDKANPLAQVLSAAMMLRYGLDQPVAADKLENAVLKVLDWGYRTGDIMSEGMKLVGCQQIGEILLKALEENYSNPK from the coding sequence ATGAGTCAAAACTACCGCATTACTCTCCTTCCTGGCGATGGAATCGGCCCTGAAATTATAGCGGTGGCGGTCGATGCGTTAAAAGTCGTTGGCAACCAACTGAATATTACTTTCGATTTTCACCAAGCATTGATGGGAGGGGCTGCCATTGACGCCACCGGAGAACCCCTTCCCCCAGAAACCTTAGAACATTGTCTCAAGAGTGATGCGGTGCTGTTAGCGGCGATTGGCGGATACAAATGGGACAATTTACCCCGCCATCAACGGCCAGAAACCGGGTTATTAGGGTTACGCGCTGGATTAAAATTATTTGCTAATTTGCGTCCCGCTACCATTTTGCCTCATTTAATTGATACTTCTTCTTTGAAAAAAGAAGTGGTGGAAGGGGTAGATATTATGGTTGTCCGCGAACTTACTGGGGGGATTTATTTTGGACAACCCAAGGGCATTTTTCAGACGGAAACCGGGGAAAAACGGGGTGTTAATACGATGGCCTATACCGAATCTGAGATTGATCGGATTGGCCGTGTCGGATTTGAAACCGCCCGGAAACGTCGGGGGAGACTTTGTTCTGTGGATAAGGCAAATGTCTTAGATGTGTCTCAGTTATGGCGAGATCGGATTATCTTACTTGCCTCTGAATACCCCGATATTGAACTATCTCATTTGTATGTTGATAACGCGGCTATGCAGTTAGTTCGCGCCCCGAAACAGTTTGATACGATCGTGACGGGGAATTTATTTGGTGATATTCTCTCCGATGCTGCGGCTATGTTAACTGGAAGTATCGGGATGTTACCGTCTGCTAGTTTGGGGGAATCTGGCCCTGGGGTGTTTGAACCCGTTCATGGTTCAGCCCCCGATATTGCGGGACAGGATAAGGCTAATCCCCTTGCCCAAGTCCTTAGCGCAGCGATGATGTTACGCTATGGTTTAGATCAACCCGTGGCGGCGGATAAACTAGAAAATGCGGTTTTAAAAGTCTTAGATTGGGGATATCGGACTGGTGATATTATGTCTGAGGGGATGAAATTAGTCGGTTGTCAGCAAATAGGAGAAATATTGTTAAAAGCCCTAGAAGAAAACTATAGCAATCCTAAATAG
- a CDS encoding putative Na+/H+ antiporter: protein MSQFLNWLPDSPIVSFTILLLVSLAIPPWFERLRLPGLVGLLIAGVALGPNGLHLLEPTSETMKLFSDIGKVYLLFVAGLEIDLEQFHKNKHRSLGFGLATFIVPLITGMLVAFAFGFGLNSAILMGSILSSHTPIGYPIIQRLGLVEAESVVVTIGATVFTDISALFVLAICVSINAGEFTFQGLIWQFSLLGIYSAIVLLGFSRLGKIYFQRTGDDESNQFLFVLMVLFVASVGAQIIKVDMIVGAFLAGLAINEVVGNSPVKEKVEFLGSVLFIPFFFVAMGLLLNVPVFISTLINSSELTLSIVLGLIGSKFIAAWIAKKLYRYNWDETMVMWSLSLPQVAATLAATLVGLQVGLLTEAIFNSVIVMMVVTSTLGPLLTQKFAPKLRLTIPLLETSESLLWWENRSQVSIAESASLFRVVVPVSNPNTERYLIEMAALIARHESGGIIPLSIATQAQIHLDEPKLQLALINSRILLNQALKVGREFNVETKPQVRIDSDVATGIVRTACEQNASLIIMGWSQNTGLRTRLFGNLIDSVFWSSHCPVAVMDLLKEPLAIKTILVPVKTLTVQTIRTIRFAQLLADTNQAKITVLHVCSAQAQPEQIATIQGELNQILHNAGPKVQSDLKIISSNNVSAVILSETQQIDLIILRSQRRRTAGGLEVSSVTSAVIHQLPCSMILFGEPHE, encoded by the coding sequence ATGTCTCAATTCCTGAATTGGCTTCCTGATAGCCCAATTGTTTCCTTCACAATTTTATTATTAGTTTCCCTGGCGATTCCTCCTTGGTTTGAACGATTAAGATTACCGGGACTCGTCGGATTATTAATCGCAGGAGTCGCTTTAGGGCCCAATGGATTACATTTATTAGAACCCACTTCTGAAACGATGAAACTGTTTTCAGATATTGGTAAAGTTTATTTACTATTTGTAGCGGGATTAGAAATTGATCTTGAACAATTTCATAAAAATAAACATCGTTCTCTTGGCTTTGGATTAGCGACATTTATTGTTCCCCTAATCACTGGGATGTTAGTGGCTTTTGCCTTTGGATTTGGGCTGAATTCTGCTATTTTAATGGGTTCTATTTTATCCTCCCATACTCCCATTGGTTATCCCATTATTCAACGGTTGGGATTAGTGGAAGCGGAATCGGTTGTGGTTACCATTGGGGCAACTGTCTTTACTGATATCAGTGCTTTATTTGTCTTAGCCATTTGTGTTTCAATTAATGCGGGTGAGTTTACTTTCCAGGGATTAATTTGGCAATTTTCATTATTGGGAATTTATTCAGCAATTGTTTTATTAGGATTTAGTCGTTTGGGAAAAATCTATTTCCAACGCACGGGAGATGATGAAAGTAATCAATTTCTATTTGTTCTCATGGTTTTATTTGTGGCATCTGTGGGAGCGCAAATTATTAAAGTAGATATGATTGTGGGAGCATTTTTAGCCGGATTAGCCATTAATGAAGTGGTGGGAAATAGCCCGGTTAAAGAAAAAGTGGAATTTCTGGGGAGTGTATTATTTATTCCCTTTTTCTTTGTAGCTATGGGACTATTATTAAATGTTCCGGTTTTTATTTCTACCCTCATCAATAGTTCGGAACTAACCTTATCTATTGTTTTAGGATTAATTGGGAGTAAATTTATTGCCGCTTGGATTGCCAAAAAACTTTATCGTTATAACTGGGATGAAACCATGGTGATGTGGTCATTATCTCTACCCCAAGTTGCTGCCACCTTAGCTGCTACCTTAGTCGGTTTACAAGTGGGATTACTCACAGAAGCTATTTTTAATAGTGTGATTGTGATGATGGTTGTTACTTCCACTTTGGGGCCATTATTAACCCAGAAATTCGCTCCGAAATTACGCTTGACTATTCCCTTATTAGAAACCTCTGAATCCCTATTATGGTGGGAAAATCGCTCTCAAGTTTCTATCGCCGAATCTGCCTCTCTCTTTAGGGTTGTTGTTCCGGTTTCTAACCCCAATACAGAACGCTATTTAATTGAAATGGCAGCGTTAATCGCTCGTCATGAATCGGGGGGAATTATTCCGCTATCAATTGCAACCCAAGCCCAGATTCATTTGGATGAACCGAAATTACAATTAGCATTAATTAATAGTCGAATCCTGCTGAATCAAGCCTTAAAAGTTGGGCGGGAATTTAATGTAGAAACCAAGCCACAAGTTAGAATTGATAGTGATGTGGCAACGGGAATTGTGCGCACGGCTTGTGAACAAAATGCCAGTCTAATTATTATGGGATGGAGTCAAAATACGGGATTGAGAACCCGACTATTTGGAAATCTGATTGACAGTGTATTTTGGTCTAGTCATTGTCCGGTCGCAGTCATGGACTTATTAAAAGAGCCTCTGGCGATTAAAACAATTTTAGTTCCTGTTAAAACCTTAACCGTACAAACTATTCGCACGATTCGTTTTGCTCAACTTTTAGCCGATACTAACCAAGCAAAAATTACGGTATTGCACGTTTGTTCGGCTCAAGCTCAACCGGAACAAATTGCCACAATTCAAGGTGAACTCAATCAGATTTTACACAATGCTGGCCCCAAAGTTCAATCGGATCTGAAAATTATTTCTTCTAATAATGTGTCTGCTGTAATTTTATCAGAAACCCAACAGATTGATCTGATTATATTGCGATCGCAACGTCGCCGCACCGCCGGAGGTTTGGAAGTCAGTAGCGTCACCAGTGCAGTAATTCATCAACTTCCTTGTTCGATGATTCTATTTGGAGAACCCCACGAATAG